In a single window of the Pseudochaenichthys georgianus chromosome 16, fPseGeo1.2, whole genome shotgun sequence genome:
- the ptpn2a gene encoding tyrosine-protein phosphatase non-receptor type 2a isoform X2 produces the protein MEQEFEDIDSSGRWQNLYNEIRNQASEYPYKVAKLPMNRNLNRYRDVSPFDHSRVKLENSENDYINASLVMMEEAQRAYILSQGPLRNTCGHFWLMIWEQCSKAVLMLNRIIEKGSEKCAQYWPTSEEHPMSFTDTGFVVRLLSEEDQSYYTIRVLALQNTMTGESREIYHFHYTTWPDFGVPESPASFLNFLFKVRESGSLGAEQGPAVVHCSAGIGRSGTLALVDTCLVLMDRRKNPSSVDIQKVLLDMREYRMGLIQTPDQLRFSYMAVIEGAKLTLLECSAAQIVMPGDGLEADLPPPPPPPRPHLNDNRPNGQPGPCAEPEATSGDPLSADPLSAEPQSAGEPESQDPDTADSSGHVRKRHREERIASTSQKVQQMKQRLSESERKRDKWLYWRPILLNVGAGAAVAVGLLVVWMYAQ, from the exons GAGATCCGTAACCAAGCCAGCGAATATCCTTACAAAGTGGCAAAACTCCCAATGAACCGGAATTTGAACCGCTACAGAGATGTCAGCCCAT TCGATCACAGTCGGGTCAAACTTGAAAACTCTGAAAATGACTACATCAATGCAAGTTTAGTGATGATGGAGGAAGCCCAGCGAGCTTATATTCTGTCTCAG GGGCCTCTAAGGAATACCTGTGGTCATTTCTGGCTGATGATTTGGGAGCAGTGTTCCAAAGCTGTTCTCATGCTCAACAGAATCATTGAAAAGGGATCT GAAAAGTGTGCACAGTACTGGCCCACCTCAGAGGAGCATCCTATGTCCTTCACTGACACAGGGTTTGTGGTCCGGCTGCTCTCAGAGGAAGACCAATCCTATTACACAATACGGGTGCTCGCACTGCAAAACACAATG ACGGGGGAGTCGAGGGAGATCTACCACTTCCACTACACCACGTGGCCTGACTTTGGAGTCCCAGAATCCCCGGCCTCCTTCCTCAACTTCCTCTTTAAGGTCCGGGAGTCCGGCTCGTTGGGAGCAGAACAGGGTCCCGCAGTGGTGCACTGCAGCGCTGGGATTGGACGCTCGGGGACCCTCGCCTTGGTGGACACCTGCCTGGTCCTG ATGGACAGGAGGAAGAACCCGTCATCAGTAGACATTCAGAAGGTGCTTCTGGACATGAGGGAGTACCGCATGGGCCTGATCCAGACCCCAGACCAGCTGCGCTTCTCCTACATGGCCGTCATCGAGGGAGCCAAGCTCACCCTGCTAGAGTGCTCAGCAGCGCAG ATAGTCATGCCTGGAGATGGTTTAGAGGCAGATCTgccccctccacctcctccacccAGACCTCATCTCAACGACAACAGGCCCAACGGTCAGCCGGGACCCTGTGCGGAGCCAGAGGCCACCTCAGGAGACCCCCTGTCAGCAGACCCCCTGTCAGCAGAACCCCAGTCAGCAGGAGAGCCAGAGAGTCAGGACCCCGACACAGCAGATAGCTCTGGGCA TGTGAGGAAGCGACACCGCGAGGAGAGGATCGCCAGCACTTCCCAGAAGGTCCAGCAGATGAAACAGAGACTGAGCGAGTCGGAGAGGAAACGGGACAAATGGCTATACTGGAGACCCATCCTGCTCAACGTGGGCGCCGGGGCAGCGGTGGCTGTGGGCCTGCTGGTGGTCTGGATGTACGCCCAGTGA
- the ptpn2a gene encoding tyrosine-protein phosphatase non-receptor type 2a isoform X1 has protein sequence MEQEFEDIDSSGRWQNLYNEIRNQASEYPYKVAKLPMNRNLNRYRDVSPFDHSRVKLENSENDYINASLVMMEEAQRAYILSQGPLRNTCGHFWLMIWEQCSKAVLMLNRIIEKGSEKCAQYWPTSEEHPMSFTDTGFVVRLLSEEDQSYYTIRVLALQNTMTGESREIYHFHYTTWPDFGVPESPASFLNFLFKVRESGSLGAEQGPAVVHCSAGIGRSGTLALVDTCLVLMDRRKNPSSVDIQKVLLDMREYRMGLIQTPDQLRFSYMAVIEGAKLTLLECSAAQQIVMPGDGLEADLPPPPPPPRPHLNDNRPNGQPGPCAEPEATSGDPLSADPLSAEPQSAGEPESQDPDTADSSGHVRKRHREERIASTSQKVQQMKQRLSESERKRDKWLYWRPILLNVGAGAAVAVGLLVVWMYAQ, from the exons GAGATCCGTAACCAAGCCAGCGAATATCCTTACAAAGTGGCAAAACTCCCAATGAACCGGAATTTGAACCGCTACAGAGATGTCAGCCCAT TCGATCACAGTCGGGTCAAACTTGAAAACTCTGAAAATGACTACATCAATGCAAGTTTAGTGATGATGGAGGAAGCCCAGCGAGCTTATATTCTGTCTCAG GGGCCTCTAAGGAATACCTGTGGTCATTTCTGGCTGATGATTTGGGAGCAGTGTTCCAAAGCTGTTCTCATGCTCAACAGAATCATTGAAAAGGGATCT GAAAAGTGTGCACAGTACTGGCCCACCTCAGAGGAGCATCCTATGTCCTTCACTGACACAGGGTTTGTGGTCCGGCTGCTCTCAGAGGAAGACCAATCCTATTACACAATACGGGTGCTCGCACTGCAAAACACAATG ACGGGGGAGTCGAGGGAGATCTACCACTTCCACTACACCACGTGGCCTGACTTTGGAGTCCCAGAATCCCCGGCCTCCTTCCTCAACTTCCTCTTTAAGGTCCGGGAGTCCGGCTCGTTGGGAGCAGAACAGGGTCCCGCAGTGGTGCACTGCAGCGCTGGGATTGGACGCTCGGGGACCCTCGCCTTGGTGGACACCTGCCTGGTCCTG ATGGACAGGAGGAAGAACCCGTCATCAGTAGACATTCAGAAGGTGCTTCTGGACATGAGGGAGTACCGCATGGGCCTGATCCAGACCCCAGACCAGCTGCGCTTCTCCTACATGGCCGTCATCGAGGGAGCCAAGCTCACCCTGCTAGAGTGCTCAGCAGCGCAG CAGATAGTCATGCCTGGAGATGGTTTAGAGGCAGATCTgccccctccacctcctccacccAGACCTCATCTCAACGACAACAGGCCCAACGGTCAGCCGGGACCCTGTGCGGAGCCAGAGGCCACCTCAGGAGACCCCCTGTCAGCAGACCCCCTGTCAGCAGAACCCCAGTCAGCAGGAGAGCCAGAGAGTCAGGACCCCGACACAGCAGATAGCTCTGGGCA TGTGAGGAAGCGACACCGCGAGGAGAGGATCGCCAGCACTTCCCAGAAGGTCCAGCAGATGAAACAGAGACTGAGCGAGTCGGAGAGGAAACGGGACAAATGGCTATACTGGAGACCCATCCTGCTCAACGTGGGCGCCGGGGCAGCGGTGGCTGTGGGCCTGCTGGTGGTCTGGATGTACGCCCAGTGA